From a single Arachis hypogaea cultivar Tifrunner chromosome 3, arahy.Tifrunner.gnm2.J5K5, whole genome shotgun sequence genomic region:
- the LOC112790251 gene encoding uncharacterized protein, translated as MLDGLLGRGFAAKCKSLIKLTKSRIDVIRRKRRATEKFLKKDMADLLTNGLDINAYGRAEGLLVELTLSSCYDFVEQSCEFVLKHLSVMHKLSGCPEECRDAVASLMFAAARFSDLPELRDLRQMFQERYGNSIECYVNQEFAANLNFKSSTLEKKVCLMQRIASEFSIKWDSKDFEQRMSKSYAFQQGHDTRMSNPLTDNNIPSHAKCATTTGVKRDTLFDKSPDHPNKAYRFQNGMEAVVLNRDDGGLQFRSTHPENGFKPLNAVEVIQKRDVHDNPLTVRHNNNWKENSMLKPNQHSSQKKPVEQFEGGSMLQDNSFATRQDTTKRSDRGGYRKEGSMPKSIGDSLQEKTVRQFEDASKLHDSCGDTTHLRENHDSTTARKSPSRLGMRFKSNVDEPFAANDVTMPDTDNLYREVQKDETPKQKRYYSNAIPPPYVKPKSKQQNSIFGVNMSSNIDSDGTSIYLSAHDRPDTASTSERIQIGWEDDDPDQHWQANRHKRPSKQSHEEGYYVCEDANEASVLKPKSTRRKHLRSRSSHTDAKNEDTGPRRKSRSRSRRRGESRHGLQTLLDDERYQNAEEERLIDKLLIHYSKKPSIIVPEKLRRNSKNSHPPEMDHTTREFLQNERQDGSNKSQEMATYPPRSVSLPREQTRAVETKKVYTRAATFQPDRSEGTRHVHPKLPDYDDLAARFAALRGR; from the exons ATGTTGGACGGTCTACTTGGCAGAGGCTTTGCCGCTAAATG CAAATCGCTGATCAAACTCACCAAGAGTCGGATCGATGTGATACGAAGGAAGAGAAGAGCGACCGAGAAGTTTCTGAAGAAAGATATGGCTGATCTGCTCACGAACGGTCTCGATATCAATGCCTATGGAAGA GCTGAGGGACTGTTGGTTGAGCTAACACTGTCATCTTGTTATGATTTTGTTGAGCAATCCTGCGAGTTTGTATTGAAGCACCTCTCAGTCATGCACAAACTGAG TGGGTGCCCTGAGGAATGTAGGGATGCGGTAGCATCTCTGATGTTTGCTGCTGCGAGATTTTCCGATTTACCAGAGTTACGGGACCTTAGGCAAATGTTTCAGGAGAGATATGGGAATTCCATAGAATGTTATGTCAATCAGGAG TTTGCTGCAAATTTGAATTTTAAGTCTTCAACATTGGAGAAGAAGGTCTGCTTGATGCAACGGATTGCATCTGAGTTTTCAATAAAGTGGGACTCCAAGGATTTTGAGCAGAGGATGTCAAAGTCTTATGCTTTTCAACAG GGTCATGATACTCGTATGTCTAACCCTTTGACTGATAACAATATACCATCACATGCCAAGTGTGCTACCACAACAGGAGTCAAGCGTGATACTCTGTTCGACAAAAGTCCTGACCATCCAAACAAGGCGTACAGATTTCAGAATGGTATGGAAGCTGTTGTCCTAAACAGAGATGATGGTGGTCTTCAGTTCAGATCCACACACCCTGAAAATGGATTCAAGCCACTAAATGCTGTTGAAGTAATTCAAAAAAGGGACGTCCATGATAATCCATTAACAGTAAGGCATAATAATAATTGGAAGGAGAATAGTATGCTAAAACCAAATCAGCATTCATCACAGAAGAAACCAGTGGAACAATTTGAAGGTGGTTCCATGCTGCAAGACAATTCATTCGCCACAAGACAGGATACTACTAAGAGAAGTGATAGAGGAGGTTATCGGAAGGAGGGTAGCATGCCAAAATCTATTGGGGATTCATTACAAGAGAAAACAGTGAGACAATTTGAAGATGCTTCTAAGCTGCATGACAGTTGTGGGGATACCACCCATCTTAGAGAAAACCATGACTCTACAACTGCTAGAAAATCACCTAGTCGTCTAGGAATGCGATTTAAGAGTAATGTAGATGAGCCATTTGCTGCTAATGATGTTACCATGCCTGATACTGATAACTTGTACAGAGAAGTTCAAAAGGATGAAACTCCTAAGCAGAAGCGCTACTACAGTAATGCCATTCCACCACCATATGTCAAACCTAAATCCAAACAGCAGAACAGCATATTTGGAGTAAATATGTCTTCAAATATTGACAGTGATGGTACCTCTATATATCTTTCAGCGCATGATAGGCCTGACACTGCCTCTACATCAGAGAGGATTCAAATAGGTTGGGAGGATGATGATCCTGACCAGCATTGGCAAGCCAATAGGCACAAGAGACCAAGTAAACAGAGTCATGAAGAAGGGTATTATGTTTGTGAAGATGCTAATGAAGCCTCTGTGTTGAAACCAAAATCCACGAGGCGGAAGCACTTAAGATCTCGATCCAGTCACACTGATGCTAAAAATGAAGATACTGGACCAAGGAGAAAATCGAGGAGCAGAAGCAGGAGACGAGGTGAATCAAGGCATGGCCTGCAAACTTTGTTGGATGATGAGCGATATCAAAATGCTGAAGAGGAAAGGTTAATAGACAAATTATTGATCCATTATAGCAAAAAACCATCGATCATTGTACCTGAGAAACTAAGAAGAAATTCTAAAAACAGTCATCCGCCCGAAATGGATCACACAACCAGGGAATTTCTACAGAATGAAAGGCAGGATGGATCTAATAAGTCACAAGAGATGGCTACTTATCCTCCACGATCAGTTTCCCTTCCTCGTGAACAAACTAGAGCGGTGGAAACTAAGAAAGTATATACTCGAGCTGCTACATTTCAGCCAGATAGATCTGAAGGAACTCGGCATGTACATCCCAAGTTACCGGACTATGATGATTTAGCAGCTAGGTTTGCAGCCTTGAgaggaagatga
- the LOC112790252 gene encoding uncharacterized protein: MTGTSKVIMGATLVMVVILAVVLSLILVLLAELYCSLLLRRRHHRKTDSNAIPIAATQTTTTTDNAASASHPQHHLPPPPPPPPPAPHFRSIYAQGVLQAPSSFLLPAVVVGCDDQDIVGPKKLHSVLQIQTQEPNASPPQVGALSSSSSFISKPPQKANQEDPLEDGEPHLVYISNPIYETSGADTPFETPESSPSHLERNGTGSSEEDDEAAPPYTPPLTPMKKLPPAEAGSASVSLSLRDARSLDTSGSDSRSINNDPSSSSSASPCTSPSW; the protein is encoded by the coding sequence ATGACGGGGACATCCAAAGTGATAATGGGTGCAACCTTGGTTATGGTTGTTATCCTTGCCGTTGTGCTTTCCCTTATACTTGTCCTCCTTGCTGAGCTCTATTGTTCTCTCTTACTCCGCCGGCGCCACCACAGAAAAACCGACTCCAACGCCATCCCCATCGCCGCCACccaaacaaccaccaccacagacAATGCTGCTTCAGCTTCACACCCACAACACCACCTTCCTCCACCACCTCCACCTCCGCCTCCAGCTCCTCATTTCAGGAGCATTTATGCTCAGGGAGTTCTCCAAGCCCCAAGTAGCTTCCTTTTACCAGCAGTTGTTGTTGGTTGCGATGATCAAGACATAGTTGGACCAAAGAAGCTTCATTCTGTGCTTCAAATCCAAACCCAAGAACCCAATGCGAGCCCTCCTCAAGTTGGAGCtctctcttcatcttcttcattcatATCGAAACCACCACAAAAGGCAAACCAAGAAGACCCACTTGAAGATGGGGAACCCCACCTTGTGTACATTTCAAATCCCATTTATGAGACAAGCGGGGCAGACACCCCATTTGAGACACCAGAGAGCTCACCATCGCATTTAGAGAGAAATGGAACCGGTTCTTCTGAGGAAGACGATGAAGCAGCTcctccatatacaccaccttTGACCCCAATGAAGAAGCTCCCTCCTGCTGAAGCTGGGTCTGCTTCTGTATCTCTATCTCTGAGAGATGCAAGGTCATTGGACACTTCAGGCAGCGATTCTCGCAGCATTAACAATGATCCCTCTTCGTCATCCTCCGCTTCCCCTTGCACTTCCCCATCTTGGTAA
- the LOC112790253 gene encoding ras-related protein Rab5 isoform X1, giving the protein MARTGNKRLQAKLVLLGDMGAGKTSLVLRFVKGQFSEYQESTIGAAFFTQVLSLNEATVKFDIWDTAGQERYHSLAPMYYRGAAAAIVIYDITSMESFARAKKWVQQVQRHANPSLIMFLVANKADLGAERKVANEEGEEYAKENGLSFLETSAKTAQNVNELFYEIAKRLAKANPSRQTGIKLHSIPQETRRRSLFCCV; this is encoded by the exons ATGGCAAGGACTGGAAACAAGCGTTTACAAGCCAAACTG GTACTTCTTGGGGACATGGGAGCAGGGAAGACAAGTTTGGTTCTTAGATTTGTGAAAGGCCAATTTTCTGAGTACCAG GAATCAACAATTGGGGCAGCGTTCTTCACTCAGGTTTTGTCTTTGAACGAAGCCACTGTCAAATTTGATATATGGGATACAGCAGGGCAGGAACGTTACCATAGTTTGGCCCCTATGTACTATCGTGGTGCTGCTGCTGCCATTGTTATCTATGACATTACAAGCATG GAATCTTTTGCGCGAGCAAAGAAGTGGGTTCAACAAGTGCAACGACATG CAAATCCGAGTTTGATAATGTTTTTGGTGGCTAACAAGGCTGATTTGGGAGCGGAGAGAAAGGTTGCAAATGAG GAGGGTGAAGAATATGCGAAAGAAAATGGATTGTCTTTTCTTGAAACCTCAGCAAAAACTGCACAGAATGTGAACGAGCTCTTCTATGAAATAG CAAAGAGATTGGCAAAAGCAAACCCTTCACGCCAAACCGGAATCAAGCTGCATAGCATACCTCAAGAAACCAGAAGAAGAAGCTTGTTTTGCTGTGTTTAG
- the LOC112790253 gene encoding ras-related protein Rab5 isoform X2 produces the protein MGAGKTSLVLRFVKGQFSEYQESTIGAAFFTQVLSLNEATVKFDIWDTAGQERYHSLAPMYYRGAAAAIVIYDITSMESFARAKKWVQQVQRHANPSLIMFLVANKADLGAERKVANEEGEEYAKENGLSFLETSAKTAQNVNELFYEIAKRLAKANPSRQTGIKLHSIPQETRRRSLFCCV, from the exons ATGGGAGCAGGGAAGACAAGTTTGGTTCTTAGATTTGTGAAAGGCCAATTTTCTGAGTACCAG GAATCAACAATTGGGGCAGCGTTCTTCACTCAGGTTTTGTCTTTGAACGAAGCCACTGTCAAATTTGATATATGGGATACAGCAGGGCAGGAACGTTACCATAGTTTGGCCCCTATGTACTATCGTGGTGCTGCTGCTGCCATTGTTATCTATGACATTACAAGCATG GAATCTTTTGCGCGAGCAAAGAAGTGGGTTCAACAAGTGCAACGACATG CAAATCCGAGTTTGATAATGTTTTTGGTGGCTAACAAGGCTGATTTGGGAGCGGAGAGAAAGGTTGCAAATGAG GAGGGTGAAGAATATGCGAAAGAAAATGGATTGTCTTTTCTTGAAACCTCAGCAAAAACTGCACAGAATGTGAACGAGCTCTTCTATGAAATAG CAAAGAGATTGGCAAAAGCAAACCCTTCACGCCAAACCGGAATCAAGCTGCATAGCATACCTCAAGAAACCAGAAGAAGAAGCTTGTTTTGCTGTGTTTAG